A genomic window from Parvularcula sp. LCG005 includes:
- the fabF gene encoding beta-ketoacyl-ACP synthase II: MRRVVVTGMGLVSPLGSGSKEDPVNGPWKRLLNGESGLDRLTLFDTTNYACQIGGEVPMKKDFPDDPLALDFDDWVEPKEQRRMEPFIMFGMAAADMALADAGLPLEKEEDLVRTGVLIGSGIGGLNGIAKTTRLLDEKGPRRVSPFFIPSCLINLVSGQVSIKHGLKGPNHSVVTACATGVHAIGDAARLIAFGDADAMVAGGAEAAICDIGYAGFIAAKALSTGFNDNPAAGSRPYDRDRDGFVMGEGAGVLVLEEYERAKARGAKIYGEIVGYGLSGDAYHITAPASDGDGGYRAMKAALERAGLAPSDIDYVNAHGTSTPLGDEIELRAVERLWGSDANGLVMSSTKSAVGHLLGAAGAIEAVYSLLAMRDGVAPATLNLDNPSVETEINLAAKEPVEKPISAVLSNSFGFGGTNASIVMKRV, encoded by the coding sequence ATGAGACGTGTCGTTGTCACAGGGATGGGACTGGTCAGTCCCTTGGGGTCAGGGTCCAAGGAAGATCCCGTGAATGGGCCTTGGAAGCGGCTGTTGAATGGCGAATCGGGCCTGGACCGTCTCACACTGTTCGATACCACCAATTACGCCTGCCAGATTGGCGGCGAAGTCCCGATGAAGAAGGACTTCCCCGACGACCCGCTCGCACTGGACTTTGATGATTGGGTCGAGCCGAAAGAACAGCGCCGGATGGAGCCGTTTATCATGTTCGGCATGGCCGCCGCAGACATGGCGCTGGCCGATGCCGGACTGCCGCTGGAAAAAGAAGAGGATCTCGTCCGGACTGGCGTGCTGATCGGATCGGGTATTGGCGGCCTGAATGGTATCGCCAAGACGACACGGCTATTGGATGAAAAAGGCCCGCGCCGCGTCTCGCCGTTCTTTATTCCCAGCTGCCTGATCAATCTCGTGTCCGGCCAGGTCTCGATCAAACACGGCCTGAAAGGGCCGAATCATTCGGTCGTCACGGCCTGCGCGACCGGTGTGCATGCCATTGGTGATGCCGCGCGCCTGATCGCTTTCGGTGATGCAGATGCCATGGTGGCCGGCGGCGCCGAAGCCGCCATCTGCGACATCGGGTATGCAGGCTTCATCGCCGCAAAAGCCCTGTCGACAGGTTTCAACGACAATCCAGCGGCCGGTTCACGCCCTTATGATCGCGATCGCGACGGCTTTGTCATGGGCGAGGGCGCCGGCGTTCTTGTTCTTGAGGAATATGAGCGGGCGAAGGCCCGCGGGGCCAAGATCTACGGTGAAATCGTTGGCTATGGCCTTTCTGGCGATGCCTACCACATCACCGCACCAGCCTCTGACGGCGACGGCGGCTATCGTGCCATGAAAGCGGCACTGGAACGCGCAGGGCTCGCCCCCTCAGATATCGACTATGTCAACGCGCACGGCACCTCGACGCCGCTTGGGGACGAAATCGAACTCCGCGCGGTCGAGCGGCTCTGGGGCAGCGATGCCAATGGCCTTGTCATGTCATCGACCAAATCGGCCGTCGGGCACCTTCTGGGGGCAGCCGGTGCGATCGAGGCCGTCTACAGCCTTCTGGCAATGCGGGACGGGGTGGCACCAGCCACACTCAACCTCGACAATCCGTCGGTTGAGACAGAAATCAACCTCGCCGCGAAAGAGCCGGTCGAAAAACCCATCTCAGCTGTGCTATCCAACAGTTTCGGTTTCGGCGGCACCAATGCGTCGATTGTCATGAAACGGGTCTGA
- a CDS encoding Hpt domain-containing protein, giving the protein MAKTSLIDLDHLDRYVAGDRSLRDEILSIFEEQAEMWTRMLDPRAEDSAWKDAAHALKGASRGVGAWQIGDICEHAETLVGSTADSAMRVDAVDELRNVVRNTVAEVRRLREL; this is encoded by the coding sequence ATGGCAAAGACGTCGCTTATCGATCTTGATCATCTGGACCGCTATGTGGCGGGCGACCGTTCGCTTCGCGACGAAATTCTTTCCATTTTTGAAGAGCAGGCCGAGATGTGGACGCGAATGCTTGATCCGCGTGCCGAAGATAGCGCCTGGAAGGATGCTGCGCACGCCTTGAAGGGCGCCTCGCGCGGCGTTGGCGCGTGGCAGATTGGCGATATTTGCGAGCATGCGGAAACGCTCGTCGGCTCGACCGCCGACTCGGCGATGCGTGTCGACGCGGTAGACGAACTGCGCAATGTGGTCCGCAATACGGTGGCAGAGGTTCGTCGCCTGCGCGAACTCTAA
- a CDS encoding nucleoside hydrolase-like domain-containing protein — translation MKATRSADEVADFIRKLRVYDVLGQDDAGTWIAKTFPDLLYIRATGIVYGWQPTNKWLAENIQSHGPLGEVYPDTQWATEGDTPAFLHVYPNGLHNPDDVSQGGWGGRFSAEKRTGIRGMECMEGEDATYDPYLMYGDAEEGGETIARWKPAIENDFEARMDWTITDQYADANHHPVAILNGDASRAMLELSVQPDDVVTLDATGSTDPDEDTLSYH, via the coding sequence GTGAAGGCGACGCGCTCAGCGGATGAGGTTGCCGATTTCATCCGTAAACTGCGGGTCTACGATGTGCTGGGACAGGATGATGCCGGCACATGGATCGCGAAGACCTTCCCGGACCTCCTCTACATCCGGGCCACAGGTATTGTGTATGGCTGGCAGCCGACCAATAAATGGCTGGCCGAAAATATCCAGTCCCATGGCCCGCTTGGTGAAGTCTATCCCGACACACAGTGGGCGACCGAAGGCGATACGCCCGCCTTCCTGCATGTCTATCCGAATGGTCTGCATAACCCCGACGATGTCTCGCAAGGGGGCTGGGGTGGCCGGTTCTCTGCGGAAAAACGCACAGGTATTCGAGGCATGGAGTGCATGGAAGGCGAAGATGCCACCTATGATCCTTACCTGATGTATGGCGATGCTGAGGAGGGCGGCGAGACAATCGCCCGCTGGAAACCGGCGATTGAAAACGATTTCGAAGCGCGAATGGACTGGACGATCACTGATCAGTACGCAGACGCCAACCATCATCCTGTCGCCATTCTGAACGGCGACGCCTCGCGCGCCATGCTTGAACTGTCTGTTCAGCCTGACGACGTCGTGACACTTGACGCGACGGGCTCAACTGATCCCGATGAGGACACGCTGTCCTATCACTAG
- the fni gene encoding type 2 isopentenyl-diphosphate Delta-isomerase: MTEKTSSDIARRKADHIDIVLNGDVGFGRLSTGFERVQLAHNALPELDLSAVDLSARLFGRQLRAPFLISSMTGGVDRAEAINRHLAEAANALGIALAIGSQRIALEQQGAGGLSGELRRMAPDVPLIGNIGAAQLLDRDGVDRARAAIDMIDADGLFVHLNPLQEAVQKGGDTAWRGVLEGIARLVASDVPVAVKEVGFGLSAPVVRELTDIGVVVIDVAGAGGTNWARVEGARHPDERMRKIASAFTEWGVPTAIAVQAARKAASHATIIASGGIRNGVDAAKAIRLGADIVGQAAGTLEAAITSTEAVIEHFETVIETLKIACFCTGSANLAALRSAELVEL; this comes from the coding sequence ATGACTGAAAAGACATCCTCGGATATTGCACGTCGCAAGGCCGACCATATCGATATCGTCCTGAACGGGGATGTTGGCTTCGGCCGGCTGTCCACCGGGTTCGAACGCGTACAACTTGCCCATAACGCCCTGCCCGAGCTGGACCTGTCCGCCGTGGATCTCTCAGCCAGGCTTTTCGGCCGGCAATTGCGGGCACCCTTCCTGATCAGTTCAATGACAGGCGGCGTTGACCGGGCCGAAGCCATCAATAGGCACCTTGCCGAGGCTGCGAATGCGCTGGGCATCGCGCTTGCCATCGGGTCTCAGAGGATTGCCCTTGAACAGCAGGGCGCCGGAGGCCTGTCCGGTGAATTGCGGCGGATGGCGCCCGACGTGCCGCTGATCGGCAATATCGGCGCAGCTCAACTGCTTGACCGGGACGGCGTCGACCGCGCGCGTGCCGCGATCGATATGATCGATGCCGATGGCTTGTTCGTCCATCTCAACCCTCTGCAGGAGGCGGTGCAGAAAGGCGGCGATACGGCGTGGCGCGGTGTTCTTGAAGGTATCGCTCGCCTCGTGGCGTCGGATGTGCCAGTTGCAGTGAAAGAAGTGGGATTTGGCCTGTCAGCGCCAGTGGTCCGGGAACTGACGGATATCGGCGTCGTGGTCATCGACGTGGCCGGTGCCGGGGGGACCAATTGGGCCCGGGTTGAGGGGGCCAGACATCCCGACGAGCGCATGCGCAAGATCGCCAGTGCCTTTACCGAATGGGGCGTACCGACGGCGATTGCGGTTCAGGCGGCTCGCAAGGCCGCGTCGCATGCCACGATCATTGCCTCGGGCGGGATCAGGAATGGTGTCGATGCCGCGAAGGCCATCCGCTTGGGGGCCGATATCGTCGGACAGGCAGCAGGCACGCTGGAGGCCGCGATCACGAGCACTGAGGCGGTGATCGAGCACTTCGAAACGGTGATAGAAACGTTGAAGATTGCGTGTTTCTGCACGGGCAGCGCAAACCTTGCTGCCCTCAGATCAGCAGAGCTGGTTGAGCTTTAG
- a CDS encoding nucleoside hydrolase-like domain-containing protein, giving the protein MVSTGCWKKSQESTVMLDRIVDAYELAYPNLSVHTQNFPEPGDLRSISVMGQTGYGMSDVGEGKDTAGSDLIIEAVDRDDPRPVWVMCGGRV; this is encoded by the coding sequence ATCGTTTCGACCGGTTGCTGGAAGAAATCGCAAGAGTCGACCGTCATGCTTGATCGGATTGTTGACGCCTATGAGCTGGCCTATCCCAACCTCTCCGTCCACACACAGAATTTTCCAGAACCCGGCGACCTCCGGTCCATTTCGGTCATGGGTCAGACAGGCTACGGCATGTCGGATGTGGGGGAAGGCAAGGATACCGCCGGATCAGACCTGATTATCGAGGCGGTCGATCGCGATGATCCGCGCCCCGTCTGGGTCATGTGCGGGGGGCGGGTGTAA
- the gmk gene encoding guanylate kinase, translating into MTTPNANTGIARRGMLFVVSSPSGAGKTTLSRRLMERDDGIEMSVSYTTRKPRVGEVDGVDYSFVGESTFLRMKNEGAFLESAKVFDNYYGTPKAPVMDAIEEGRDVLFDIDWQGAQQLAEVARGDLVTVFILPPTRATLEERLRNRAQDPEEIVQRRMAQADSEMSHYAEYGYVIVNSDIQTASDQLWAILQAERLKRTRQTGLRAFVQSVVSQ; encoded by the coding sequence ATGACCACCCCGAACGCCAATACCGGTATCGCCCGTCGCGGCATGCTGTTCGTCGTCTCCAGCCCGTCAGGCGCGGGCAAGACGACCTTGAGCCGTCGCCTCATGGAGCGCGACGACGGCATTGAAATGTCCGTGTCCTATACAACCCGGAAGCCGCGCGTCGGTGAGGTTGATGGTGTCGATTATTCATTCGTAGGCGAATCGACATTTCTGCGGATGAAGAACGAGGGCGCCTTTCTCGAATCGGCCAAGGTCTTCGACAATTATTACGGCACGCCAAAGGCGCCGGTCATGGACGCTATCGAAGAGGGCCGCGACGTCCTGTTCGATATTGACTGGCAGGGTGCACAGCAACTGGCCGAGGTTGCCCGCGGTGATCTCGTCACCGTGTTCATTCTACCGCCCACTCGCGCAACCCTCGAAGAACGCCTGCGCAATCGCGCACAGGACCCCGAAGAGATTGTCCAGCGCCGTATGGCGCAGGCCGATTCCGAAATGTCGCACTACGCTGAATATGGCTATGTGATCGTCAACAGCGATATTCAGACCGCGTCTGATCAACTCTGGGCGATCCTTCAGGCAGAGCGCCTGAAGCGGACGCGCCAGACCGGCCTACGCGCGTTTGTCCAGTCGGTGGTCAGCCAATAA
- the fghA gene encoding S-formylglutathione hydrolase: MKQVSQWASFGGALSVFDHDSAEVNCSMRFAVFTPPHAQWGKVPVLWYLSGLTCNWSNVMEKSGLQRKAAALGVMIIAPDTSPRGEDVPNDEAYDLGQGAGFYLTATEQPWAKHFRMDQYITAELTDLIASEFDVADMDRQGIMGHSMGGHGALTLHLKHPDRYRSVSAFSPIVAPSQVPWGQKAFSTYLGDDRTAWAEYDACELVAKAPSSASILIDQGEADQFLEEQLQPELFEAACAEAGQKVDVRRHPGYDHSYYFIASFIDDHIAHHHRALSA; encoded by the coding sequence ATGAAGCAGGTTTCCCAATGGGCGTCCTTTGGCGGCGCGCTTTCGGTGTTCGATCACGACAGCGCTGAGGTGAACTGCTCCATGCGGTTTGCTGTTTTCACGCCGCCGCATGCCCAATGGGGCAAGGTGCCAGTTCTCTGGTACCTGTCGGGTCTCACCTGCAACTGGTCCAATGTGATGGAAAAATCGGGGCTGCAGCGCAAAGCGGCCGCGCTGGGCGTCATGATCATCGCGCCTGATACTTCCCCCCGGGGCGAAGATGTCCCCAATGACGAGGCTTATGATCTGGGCCAGGGGGCGGGCTTCTACCTGACGGCAACGGAACAGCCGTGGGCAAAGCATTTCCGCATGGACCAGTATATAACAGCTGAGTTGACCGATCTTATCGCGTCAGAGTTCGATGTGGCCGATATGGATCGTCAGGGGATCATGGGCCATTCCATGGGCGGGCATGGCGCCCTCACCCTGCATCTGAAACATCCCGACCGCTATCGCTCCGTTTCGGCGTTCTCGCCGATTGTCGCCCCTAGTCAGGTGCCGTGGGGACAGAAGGCGTTCAGCACCTATCTCGGTGACGACCGGACCGCCTGGGCCGAATATGACGCCTGCGAACTGGTGGCGAAGGCCCCCTCCTCAGCCAGCATCCTGATCGATCAGGGGGAAGCGGACCAGTTCCTGGAAGAGCAGCTGCAGCCTGAGCTCTTCGAGGCGGCCTGTGCCGAGGCCGGGCAGAAAGTCGATGTCCGGCGGCACCCGGGCTATGATCATTCCTATTATTTCATCGCCAGCTTTATCGATGATCACATCGCGCATCATCACCGTGCGCTGTCAGCCTAG
- a CDS encoding calcium/sodium antiporter gives MTVMWADVLFVALGLAGLVFGGDILVRGGTGLSLKFGLSPAVIGVVVLGFGTSTPELVTSLTASLSGVEGVAVGNVVGSNIANVLLILGLTAIIFPVACTRTAVHRDGFLMLVFTAVTLAAMYLGGFPRLFGALLLVGLASYLFIVIRSGADPDDLPTEGTGDPLLKSGLFVLGGLVLLMIAANLLVRGASSLATAWGASEALIGLTVVAVGTSLPELSASMVAAFRRQGDMAFGNIVGSNIFNIAGVLGLTALIAPMDLPPGIGLVDAGAMAIAAILAVVFGLTAMRIVRWEGAVLLAGYVGYLAITIMADRAVLG, from the coding sequence ATGACGGTAATGTGGGCCGACGTACTGTTCGTCGCCTTGGGTCTCGCTGGACTTGTTTTCGGTGGAGACATTCTCGTGAGAGGGGGGACCGGTCTCTCGCTCAAATTTGGCCTGTCGCCTGCGGTCATCGGTGTCGTCGTGTTGGGGTTTGGCACCTCAACCCCCGAACTCGTGACCAGCCTTACCGCGTCTCTCAGTGGCGTTGAAGGCGTCGCCGTCGGCAACGTCGTTGGCTCCAACATTGCGAACGTTTTGCTCATCCTCGGGCTGACCGCGATCATTTTTCCCGTGGCGTGCACCCGCACCGCGGTTCATCGGGACGGTTTCCTGATGCTTGTCTTCACGGCCGTAACCCTAGCCGCGATGTATTTGGGCGGTTTTCCACGGCTGTTCGGCGCGCTGCTACTGGTCGGCCTCGCCAGCTATCTTTTCATTGTCATTCGGAGCGGCGCAGATCCCGATGATCTGCCAACCGAGGGGACGGGCGACCCGCTACTCAAATCCGGCCTGTTCGTACTCGGTGGCCTTGTCCTCCTGATGATTGCAGCAAACCTTCTGGTCCGCGGTGCATCTTCTTTGGCGACAGCCTGGGGCGCGAGTGAGGCCTTGATTGGCTTGACCGTGGTTGCGGTCGGGACATCGCTGCCGGAACTCAGCGCCTCCATGGTGGCCGCATTCCGCAGGCAGGGCGACATGGCGTTCGGTAACATTGTCGGCTCGAACATCTTCAACATCGCCGGTGTCCTCGGCCTGACCGCGCTGATCGCGCCCATGGACCTGCCGCCCGGGATCGGCCTGGTCGATGCAGGGGCCATGGCCATTGCCGCCATTCTTGCCGTCGTCTTCGGACTGACCGCCATGCGCATCGTGCGGTGGGAGGGGGCCGTCCTGCTCGCGGGCTATGTCGGCTACCTCGCAATCACCATCATGGCCGACAGAGCCGTGCTAGGCTGA
- a CDS encoding YicC/YloC family endoribonuclease yields the protein MTLSSMTGFGAASGTVSLKSGRTAHWAWELKSVNGRGLDIRLRLPSGLDMFDSRARKIISASIARGSVNANLTAEWSETGRRLVLDEEALTSVSQAVDRVRLLIESTPPSVDGILAIKGVLNLAEDGVSAEEMQALADAAATGLEQAVGALDAARLSEGERLRANLEGQLDSMTALAADARAQAADAVERHLDQLRGQIAELLADSGMNEDRLTQEAALLAVKTDVREELDRLDGHLVSIREHMNEGGLMGRRLDFLAQELAREANTLTTKAPTMALKRVGLDLKVVVDQFKEQVQNIA from the coding sequence ATGACCCTATCCAGCATGACCGGCTTTGGCGCTGCCAGCGGCACCGTCAGCCTGAAGAGTGGGCGGACGGCGCATTGGGCCTGGGAGCTCAAAAGCGTCAATGGCCGCGGTCTCGATATCCGCCTGCGCCTTCCCTCAGGCCTAGACATGTTCGACAGCCGAGCCCGCAAGATTATTAGTGCGTCCATCGCTCGAGGCTCGGTCAACGCAAACCTGACGGCGGAATGGAGCGAGACCGGCCGACGCCTTGTCCTTGATGAAGAGGCTTTGACATCGGTCAGCCAGGCGGTCGATCGCGTCCGGCTGCTGATCGAATCAACGCCGCCATCGGTCGACGGCATTCTGGCCATCAAGGGCGTTCTCAATCTGGCTGAGGACGGCGTCAGCGCCGAGGAGATGCAGGCTTTGGCCGACGCCGCGGCAACGGGTCTTGAGCAGGCCGTTGGCGCGCTCGATGCGGCGCGTCTTTCCGAAGGTGAGCGACTGAGAGCCAATCTCGAAGGCCAGTTGGACAGCATGACCGCGCTTGCCGCCGATGCGCGGGCCCAGGCTGCCGATGCCGTGGAACGTCATCTGGACCAATTGCGCGGTCAGATTGCGGAGCTTCTGGCAGACAGCGGTATGAATGAGGACCGCCTGACGCAGGAGGCAGCGCTTCTCGCCGTGAAGACAGATGTCCGCGAAGAGCTTGACCGGCTCGACGGGCATCTTGTCAGCATACGGGAACACATGAACGAAGGCGGCCTGATGGGCCGCCGGCTTGATTTCCTCGCGCAGGAACTGGCGCGCGAAGCCAACACATTGACGACCAAAGCGCCCACAATGGCCCTCAAACGGGTCGGACTGGATCTGAAAGTCGTCGTCGATCAATTCAAAGAGCAGGTCCAGAACATCGCATGA
- a CDS encoding polyprenyl synthetase family protein gives MSHTIASAPPTAPGERPGFGDEMGALRQLVDARLDQLVPMAGRPSLAARHSLLAPGKRLRAILTLLAARQCGGSDEAALDTACAVEMVHTASLVFDDLPAMDDARLRRGVETAHVQFGEDVAILAGIGLLNGAFGAVAKDKSLSSAQIQMIVGILSDCIGWTGLVHGQALDLEACDGEAAVDDIHYGKTGTLFIAAALAGAATATLDDQTCTMFTSYGTALGHAYQAYDDVLDLIADDGVAGKTTGRDSDKLTALSTARGRDEQIEAGLTRAEHHLKLARAATMTGTDETPLSLLASHIGRYFRKTFATVS, from the coding sequence ATGAGCCATACGATCGCATCTGCGCCGCCGACAGCGCCAGGAGAGCGACCGGGATTTGGCGATGAGATGGGTGCACTGCGCCAGCTCGTCGACGCGCGCCTCGACCAACTGGTCCCCATGGCAGGACGCCCGAGCCTGGCCGCGCGACACAGCCTCCTTGCGCCTGGCAAGCGCCTGCGGGCGATCCTGACGCTGCTGGCGGCGCGCCAGTGCGGCGGTAGCGATGAGGCCGCGCTCGACACAGCCTGTGCCGTGGAGATGGTCCATACGGCGAGCCTCGTCTTTGACGACCTGCCTGCGATGGATGATGCGCGCCTGCGCCGCGGGGTTGAGACCGCCCACGTTCAGTTCGGCGAAGATGTGGCGATCCTTGCGGGCATCGGCCTGTTGAACGGGGCCTTTGGCGCGGTTGCCAAGGACAAGTCGCTGTCCAGTGCGCAGATCCAGATGATCGTCGGTATCCTGAGTGACTGCATCGGCTGGACAGGTCTGGTGCATGGCCAGGCCCTCGATCTCGAGGCTTGTGACGGCGAGGCCGCGGTGGATGATATCCATTACGGCAAGACCGGCACTCTGTTCATTGCCGCAGCGCTTGCGGGAGCGGCAACGGCGACGCTGGACGACCAGACCTGCACGATGTTCACCTCCTACGGCACGGCGCTGGGTCATGCGTATCAGGCCTATGACGATGTGCTGGATCTGATCGCCGATGACGGTGTGGCCGGGAAAACGACAGGACGTGACAGCGATAAGCTGACAGCCCTGTCCACAGCGAGAGGTCGTGACGAGCAGATCGAAGCCGGTCTGACCCGGGCAGAACATCACCTGAAGCTTGCCCGCGCTGCGACCATGACGGGCACCGATGAAACGCCGCTATCCCTGCTGGCCAGCCATATCGGCCGCTATTTCCGGAAGACATTCGCGACTGTCAGCTGA
- a CDS encoding S-(hydroxymethyl)glutathione dehydrogenase/class III alcohol dehydrogenase — translation MKTRAAVAFEAGKPLEVVEVDLDGPKAGEVLVEIKATGICHTDEFTLSGKDPEGAFPAILGHEGAGVVVEVGPGVKDLKVGDHVIPLYTPECRECEYCLNGKTNLCQKIRATQGQGVMPNGTSRFSYKGKPILHYMGCSTFSNYTVLPEISLAKVRSDAPFDKICYIGCGVTTGIGAVIFTAKVEPNSTAVVFGLGGIGLNVIQGLKLIGARQIVGVDMNPDKEAMARQFGMTHFVNPKDHGDNLTGHLVELTGGGADYSFECIGNVDVMRVALECCHKGWGESVIIGVAPAGAEISTRPFQLVTGRVWRGSAFGGARGRTDVPKIVDMYMEGRIDIDSLITHKLALEDINKGFDLMHSGESIRSVVVY, via the coding sequence ATGAAAACACGCGCCGCCGTCGCTTTTGAAGCCGGAAAACCGCTTGAGGTTGTCGAGGTGGACCTGGATGGCCCCAAGGCGGGTGAGGTTCTGGTGGAGATCAAGGCGACCGGAATCTGCCACACGGACGAGTTCACGCTGTCCGGCAAGGACCCGGAAGGCGCCTTCCCTGCGATCCTCGGTCATGAAGGTGCGGGCGTCGTCGTGGAAGTTGGTCCCGGGGTGAAGGATCTGAAGGTCGGTGACCATGTCATCCCCCTTTACACTCCGGAATGCCGGGAATGTGAGTATTGCCTGAACGGCAAGACAAACCTTTGCCAGAAGATCCGCGCCACCCAGGGACAGGGGGTCATGCCCAACGGGACATCCCGCTTTTCCTACAAGGGCAAACCGATCCTGCATTACATGGGCTGCTCGACATTCTCCAACTACACCGTGCTGCCGGAAATTTCGCTGGCCAAGGTCCGCTCCGACGCGCCCTTCGACAAGATTTGCTACATTGGCTGCGGCGTGACCACCGGCATCGGTGCGGTGATATTTACAGCGAAGGTGGAGCCGAACTCGACCGCCGTCGTTTTCGGCCTTGGCGGGATCGGCCTCAACGTGATTCAGGGCCTTAAACTGATTGGCGCCCGGCAGATCGTCGGCGTCGACATGAACCCGGACAAGGAGGCGATGGCGCGCCAGTTCGGCATGACCCACTTCGTGAACCCCAAAGACCATGGTGACAATCTGACAGGGCATCTGGTCGAACTGACCGGCGGCGGTGCGGACTATTCCTTTGAGTGCATCGGCAATGTGGATGTGATGCGCGTGGCGCTGGAGTGCTGTCACAAGGGCTGGGGTGAAAGCGTCATTATCGGTGTCGCTCCTGCCGGTGCAGAAATCAGCACCCGCCCCTTCCAGCTCGTCACGGGCCGCGTCTGGCGCGGCTCAGCCTTTGGCGGCGCCCGCGGACGGACCGATGTCCCCAAGATCGTCGATATGTATATGGAAGGCCGGATCGATATCGACAGCCTGATCACGCACAAGCTGGCGCTTGAAGATATCAATAAGGGCTTTGATTTGATGCATTCGGGCGAAAGCATCCGAAGCGTGGTGGTGTACTGA
- a CDS encoding acyl carrier protein, with protein MSDIAERVKKITVEHLDVDAAKVTPEASFIDDLGADSLDIVELVMAFEEEFDIEIPDDAAETIQTVGDAIKFIEERVS; from the coding sequence ATGTCCGATATTGCCGAGCGCGTTAAAAAAATCACGGTGGAGCACCTCGATGTTGACGCCGCTAAAGTCACACCGGAAGCCAGCTTCATTGATGACCTCGGCGCCGACAGCCTCGACATTGTCGAGCTCGTGATGGCTTTCGAAGAAGAATTCGATATCGAAATTCCAGACGACGCTGCTGAAACCATTCAGACCGTCGGCGACGCGATCAAGTTCATCGAAGAACGCGTTTCCTGA
- the mltG gene encoding endolytic transglycosylase MltG produces the protein MAAPHRERGGIIGKLVGVVFVLALIAAAGAGYYAWQLDQKIKAPGPLSETSILWIERGNGVATVGTKLDEMGAIEDTFHFKVASRINKLAPDLQAGEYEIPANASVAEIVTLLKEGKPLLRFVTLPEGLTTKQIIARINEAPMLEGEVTLDPGEGTLLPETYSYQRGDARDSIITRMTAAHDDVINELWPNRAADLPIKTQMEAVILASIVEKETGIAAERPRVAAVFTNRLKRGMRLQSDPTIIYGLTGGEPLGRGIRQSELRGETPYNTYVIRGLPPTPIANPGRESLAAVLNPADTKDLYFVADGTGGHVFATSLAEHNSNVAKWRKIERERRAAN, from the coding sequence ATGGCGGCTCCTCACCGCGAACGTGGCGGCATTATCGGCAAGCTGGTGGGGGTCGTCTTCGTCCTCGCCCTCATAGCGGCGGCTGGTGCCGGGTATTACGCCTGGCAGCTTGATCAGAAGATCAAGGCGCCGGGCCCGCTCAGCGAAACATCCATCCTGTGGATCGAACGGGGCAATGGCGTGGCGACAGTCGGGACCAAGCTCGACGAAATGGGCGCGATAGAAGACACGTTTCACTTCAAGGTGGCGTCCAGGATCAACAAACTCGCGCCAGACCTGCAGGCGGGGGAATATGAAATCCCGGCCAATGCCAGCGTCGCCGAAATCGTCACCCTGCTGAAGGAAGGCAAGCCGCTTCTGCGCTTTGTCACGCTGCCTGAAGGCCTCACCACCAAGCAGATCATTGCGCGAATCAATGAGGCGCCGATGCTTGAAGGCGAGGTCACGCTGGACCCAGGTGAGGGGACCTTGCTGCCCGAAACCTATTCCTATCAACGTGGTGACGCCCGCGATTCGATCATCACCCGCATGACGGCCGCCCATGACGACGTCATCAATGAGCTCTGGCCCAATCGGGCGGCGGACCTTCCGATAAAAACACAGATGGAAGCGGTCATTCTCGCCTCCATCGTGGAGAAGGAAACCGGCATCGCGGCGGAGCGTCCGCGCGTGGCCGCTGTTTTCACTAATCGTCTGAAACGCGGGATGCGCCTGCAGTCTGATCCGACCATTATCTATGGTCTGACAGGGGGGGAGCCCCTTGGTCGCGGCATCCGCCAATCGGAGCTGCGCGGCGAAACGCCGTACAATACCTATGTGATCCGGGGGCTGCCGCCGACACCCATTGCCAATCCAGGACGCGAATCACTCGCCGCCGTTCTTAATCCGGCGGATACGAAAGACCTCTATTTTGTCGCTGACGGGACCGGCGGACATGTCTTTGCGACAAGCCTGGCGGAGCACAACAGTAACGTCGCCAAGTGGCGGAAAATCGAGCGCGAACGCCGCGCCGCAAACTGA